The DNA sequence AGCAGCCGCCGCACCGCCGCGTCCAGCTCCGCCTCGGTCACCCGGCCCGCGCGCACCGCGGCGGCCAGCGCCTCGCCGTAGACGGTCCGCGGACCGGGCATCGCGACGTCGAGGCCGCCCTTCAGGCCGCGCACGGTGTCCCGGGCGGCCATCCAGTCGGAGACGATGAAGCCGTCGAACCCCCACTCACCGCGCAGCACCCCCTGCTGGAGCTCGTGGTGCTCGGTCATGGTGGCGCCGTTGACCCCGTTGTAGGCGGCCATGACGCCCCAGGGGCGGGCGTTCTTGACGATGGCTTCGAAGGGCGCCAGATACAGCTCGCGCAGGGCCCGCGCACCGATCTCGTTGTCGACCGTGAAGCGCTCGGTCTCGGCGTCGTTGGCCACGAAGTGCTTGACGGTGGTGCCCACTCCGCCTTCCTGCACCCCCGTCACATAGCCGGTGCCGATCGCGCCGGTGAGATACGGATCCTCGCTGTACGCCTCGAAGTGCCGCCCGCCCAGCGGGGAGCGGTGCAGATTGACCGTCGGCGCCAGCAGCACATGGACGCCCTTGCGGCGCGCCTCCTGAGCGAGCAGCCGGCCCGCCCGCCGGGCGAGCTCCGGGTCCCAGGTCGCGGCGAGGGCGGTGGGGCTGGGCAGGGCGACGGAGGGGTCGTCGGCGGTCCAGTGGACGCCCCGGACGCCGATCGGGCCGTCGGACATCACCAGGGAGCGCAGCCCGATCGCGGGAACGGCGGGCAGGCTCCACATGTCCTGCCCGGACAACAGCCGCGCCTTGGTGTCCAGATCGAGGAGGCCGAGGGCCTTCTCCACGGCCTCCGCCGTACCGGCGGCCTCCGCCGTGCCGCCGCCCCCTGCCGTACCGTCGGCCCCTGCCCTGCCGTCGTCGCCGATCGCGTGCGCCATCGCTCGCCCTCCCGCTGCGGGTCCTGTCCGGCTCTTTGTCACTGCGTTACTTCGTGACCGCGTCACTTCGTCACTGCATCAACAGCGTTCACCGCGTCCGGGCCATCGTGGACCCGAGAACCTGTCACCAGGTAGGTACCGTTATCGATCCGTTATCAAACATGCTCTACGGTACGAGCATGGACAGGGTGACGGAGCGCGCTACCAGACGTGGTGAGGAGCGACGGGCGGAGATCGTCCGGTCCGCGCTCGAAGTGATCGCCGAGCGCGGCTACCGGGGCGCGACCCTCGGGGCGGTCGCCGAGCGGGTGGGGCTCACCCAGCAGGGGCTGCTCCACTACTTCCCCACCAAGGAGTCCCTGCTCATCGCCGTGCTCGAGGAGCGCGACCAGTGGGACACCGGCTCCGCCCGGCGGGACGGCGGGGACGCGTGGCCGCTGGACCTGCTCGCCACGCTGGTGGAGTACAACGCGATGCGCCCCGGAGTCGTCCAGACCTTCTCCGCGCTCCTCGGCGAGAGCGTCACCGGCGACCACCCCGCACGCGGCTTCTTCACCCAGCGCTATGCGAAGGTGCGCGCCGACATGGCGGCCACCCTGCGCGGCGAGTTCGGCGACCGGCTCCCCGGCGGGCTCACTCCCGAGGCCGCCGCGCCGCTGGTGGTGGCGGTGATGGACGGATTGCAGTTCCAGTGGCTGCACGACCGGGACGCGGTGGACATGCCCGCCCTCTTCCGGGCCTTCGTCTCCCTGCTGGAGCAGGGAGACGAGGAGACCTCATGACGGCGCGTACCGGCCCGCTCGTGACGTCGGCTCAGTCGTCGTCCGCGACCAGCCTGACCTTCTGATCGATCCCGGCCACGTTCCTCGGCACCGGTCCGAGGAGGTCGTTGAAGCCGTACTTCAGCAGCACGCCCTCGACGTCCGCCGGCCCCCGCACATACCGCCCCACCCCCGTCCCGTCGATCACCCAGCGGTGCCGCCACCCGTCACAGACCGCCTCGTACCCCCCGAGGCCATGACGCTCCCGGCCCTGGACGAGGGTGACGAGAACGCTCGCCCTCAGCCCTTCCGAGCCGTTCCCGGCACACCGGTAGCTTCCGTACAGCGTGACGGAGCCGTCCGGGGTGACGTCCCCGGTGCGGTCGACGGTCAGATCGTCGGTCCAGAGCGCGGATGGCCGCAGGTGGACGGAGCGCTCCCCCCGGGGGGCCGGACCCGACCACCCGGGGCTGGGCGCGGCATGGGCGGCCGGCGCCGCCATGAGGAGAACGATGAGGGCGCCGAGGGCGCGACGGCGGTTGCGCATGGACGTACGTACCTCCATGGACGGGGAACGGATTTTCCCCGTACAGCTACCGGGCGCCCGGACTCGTCCGGGGGAACCTCACCCCTTGGGCGGCGTGTCCAGCACCCCCGAGCGGGTGATCGCCGGGCGCCCGGTTGACCTGGCGGCGCCCTTACGGCCTCACCGCGGCCCGGCACCGGTCTCAGCACGCCCGGTACCGGTCTCACCGCGCCTCGGCACGGTTTCAGCGCGCCTCGGCGAGGCAGTCGCGCTCCGGATCGCCCCGCAGTCCGGGGGCCAGGGCCAGGGTGACGGCCACGGACACCGCCGCCATCACGGCCATCGCCACGGCCGGCGAGGTGGGCTGCGCCAGCGCGCCCGCGAGGGCGGCGGACACGCCCTGCATGGTGAGCATGCCCGAGGAGTGCAGCCCCAGGGCCTGGCCGCTCATCTCGTCCGGGGTCAGGGCCATCAGCCGCTGCTGGAGCGGCAGCGTGGCCGAGAAGCCGATGGAGGCGAGGACGACGGCGGCCAGCGCGAGGGGCAGCGGCGGGTGCAGGGCGAAGACCAGGTACGGCGCGGCCAGCAGCAGCCGCAGGGGCGCCGCGAGCCGCTCGCGGCGGTGCGGCGGCAGCAGCCGTCCGGTGAGGACGTCCCCCATCAGCATGCCGAGGGAGCCGACGGCGAAGAGCAGTCCGGCGTGCTCGGGTGCGTAGGGCACGAAGAGGGATTCACAGCCGACGATCAGCCCGTTGGGCACCCAGAGCGCGTAATAGACCTGGCGGCGGGGCGCGGAGGACCACAGCCGCGCGTTGACGCGCCAGGTCTCGGCGACCGAGGGCCGCCCCTGGGCCCGCGCCGGACGCCCGCTCAGGCCCAGCCGGGCGGTGGCGGCCGCGAGCAGGTACAGGGCGGCGGCGGTGATCAGGGTGCCGCGCGCCGAGAGAGCGGTCACCAGGAGGCCGCCGACCGCGTATCCGCCGATCTGCATCGTGCCGCTGGACATGTTGATCACGGAACGGCCCAGCGGATAGCCGTCCTTGGGCAGGATCTCGGTGAGCAGCCCAAGGCGGACGGCGCCGCCGAGGGAGGCCGCCGCGCCCAGCCCGAGCACGATGGCCAGGATCGCCGCCACCGGCAGGCCGGGGAGGGCCAACGCGGCGGTCCCCAGGGCGAAGAGCGCCGCCAGTCCGGACAGTGCGGCGCGCGGCGGCAGCCGGTCGGCCGCCGACAGCAGCGCCAGCGCGCCCGCCACTTGGGCCAGCGAGGGGCCGAACATGCTGAGCGCGGAGAGCAGCGGTGAGCCGGTCGCCGCGTAGACCAGGGTGCCGAGGGCGAGTCCGCTCGCCGTCGAGGCGGCCACCTGCATGGCGGAGGTCAGGAACAGCGGGGTGAACTCCGGGACCCGGAACACTTCTCGATAGGTACGCATGGCCGTCAGGCTCGGGAGTGACCACGCGATGGCGTTAATGTTTCGCGCGGACGCGAAACCGCGAGGCGGCTGGCGCGCGGACGCGGGACTTGCGCGCGGACGCCCCACTCTCGCGCGGACGCGGGCTTAGGTGCCGACGCGGACGTACGCGCGGACGCGAGACCACACGCCGACGCGAGAGACCACGGGGCGGTGGCCGGGAGGTGGCGGCATGGGGCTGTGGCTCGTCGACGCGGATACGCTCGCGGGCGGCCGGTTCGTCCTCTCCCCCCTCGCCGAGACCACCGCGGCCCTGGTCACCCTGGAGCGTGCGCGGGCCGCGCACCCCGGCGAACGGGCCTGGCTCGACGCCCATCTGCCGGCCTACCGGGCGCGGCTGACCGACGACCCGGTCACCGCGCTGCTCGTCCGGGCCGCACTGGGCCGGACCTGGCTCGCGGACTTCCTCACCCAGACGCCGCCGGGCGAGGGCGAGCCGTCCTTCGAGCAGGAACTGGCCCGCATCCGCGCGACGGCCCCCGCCACCGCGCGCGCGGACCTCACGGTCTCCCTGGGCCGCTCCCCGCTCCCCGCCGTGCTGCGCCGCGACGACCTGCCGGAGCGGCTCGCGGATCTGCTGGCGTGGGTGTGGACGGAGACGGTGCTGCCGTCCTGGCCGCGCCGCCGCCGGATCGTCGAGGCCGACGTGGTGGCGCGCACCGGCCAGGTGAGCCAGGGCGGCTGGGCGGCCGTGCTGGACGAGCTGCGGCCGGGGATGCGGTGGCTGGGCGGGAGCCGGCTCCAGATCAACGCCCATGACCATCCGCCCCGCGCGGTCCACGGCGCCCAGTTGCTCTTCGTCCCCGTCACCCCCGCCGCCGGGTGGGTCTCCTGGGCCGCGCCGCACCGCTACGCCGTGGTGTACCCCTGCGCCGGCGTCCTCGCCGTATCCGATCCGCCCCCGGCCCCCGATTCCCTCGCCCGTCTCCTCGGCCCGGCCCGCGCGAGCGTCCTGGTCCTCCTCGACACCCCGAAGAGCACCACCCACCTGGTGGCCCTCACCGGTCAGACCCTGGGCTCGGTCGGCCGCCATCTGCGGGTCCTGCGCGAGGCCCGCCTGGTGCGGCGACGGCGGGCGGGACGGTCGGTGCTGTACGACCGGACGGCGGCGGGTGAGGTGCTGGTGCGGGCCCAGGGGAACGACTGACCGGATGCGAAGGCGCTCAGAAAGTAACGCGATCAGAACGCAACGCGATCAGAAAGTACGCGCACAGAAAGCAGAGACGTACCCCGCGCAGGCATGTCGCATGGCGCCTTGATCGGTCATGATGGTTCTTGATCGGTCATGATGGGTTGTCACGTTCGAATGTCATTCGACGCATGACCATTGACACCCCTGACGCGCGCTTACTACCGTCACGCCAAGATTTCGAACGTGTGACGAAATATCGAACATCGCGGAAGGTCGATTGCTGTGCGCATCACCGGAATCAGTACGCATGTCGTCGGCACCCCCTGGCGCAACCTCACCTATGTGCAGGTCCACACGGATGAGGGGATCACCGGCGTCGGCGAGACCCGCATGCTCGGGCACACCGATGCGCTGCTGGGATATCTGCGCGAGGCCGAGGCCAACCACATCGCCGGGTCGGACCCGTTCGCGGTGGAGGACCTGGTCCGGCGGATGAAGTACGGCGACTACGGCCGGGCGGGCGAGATCGTGATGTCCGGGATCGCCTGTGTGGAGATGGCCTGCTGGGACATCAAGGGCAAGGCGCTCGGGGTGCCCGTCTGGCAGCTGCTGGGCGGGAAGGTGACGGACAAGGTCAAGGCGTACGCCAACGGCTGGTACACCGTCGAGCGCACCCCCGAGGCGTTCCACAAGGCGGCCTCCACGGTGGTCGAGCGCGGCTACCGGGCGCTGAAGCTGGACCCGTTCGGCACCGGCCACTTCGAGCTGGACCACGCCGAGACCCTGCATTCGCTCTCCCTCGTGGAGGCCGTGCGGGACGCGATCGGGCCGGAGACCGAGCTGCTGGTGGAGATGCACGGCCGGTTCAGCCCGGCGACCGCCGTGCGCCTCGCGGCGGAGCTGGAGCGGTTCCAGCCGTCGTGGTTGGAGGAGCCGGTGCCGCCGGAGAACCTCAAGGCGCTCGCGAAGGTCGCGGAGAAGACGCCGCTGCCGATCGCGACGGGTGAGCGCATCCACGACCGGATCGAGTTCCGCGAGCTGTTCGAGTCGCAGGCCGCCGACATCATCCAGCCCGACCTCGGCCACATCGGCGGCATCGGCGAGACGCGCAAGCTGGCCGCCACGGCCGAGACGCACTACGTCCTGGTCGCCCCGCACAACGTGGGCGGCTCCGTGCTGACCGCCGCCTCGCTGCAACTCGCCGGCTGCACCCCGAACTTCAAGATCCTGGAGCACTTCAACGACTTCGCCGACGCGGAGATCAAGAAGGTGGTCAAGGGTGCTCCGCAGGTCGTGGACGGCTACTTCCAGCTCTCCCACGAGCCCGGTCTCGGCGTGGAGCTGGACACCGACGCGGCGGCCGAATTCCCCCAGCAGCAGGCCCGTTTCGACCTGTGGGCCGAGGGCTGGGAGAAGAGGAACCCGAAGGGCGGGCGGAAGTGACCGCGCTCGTCCTGGACGCCCCCGGCGCGTTCCGCCTCGTCGAGACGGAGACCGGGACCGAACCGGCCCCGCCCGGCCCCGGGGACGCCCGGGTGCGGGTGTACGCCTCGGGGATCTGCGGCAGTGACCGCGAGCTGTACCAGGGGAACCGGCCCGAGGGCTATGTCCGCTATCCCGTCACCCCCGGCCACGAGTGGTCCGGGACGGTCGAGGCGGTGGGCGCGGGCGTGCCGGAGGCGCTCGTCGGCCGTAAGGTCGTCGGCGAGGGGTTCCGCAACTGCCAGGTGTGCGACCGCTGCCACGCCGGGGACACCACGCTGTGCACGGCGGGGTACGAGGAGACGGGGTTCACCCAGCCCGGGGCGATGGCCGACACCCTGACCCTGCCGGCCCGGCTGCTGCACCCGCTGGGGGACGACGCCGACCTCGGCGCCGCCGCGCTGCTGGAGCCGGCCGCGTGCATCGCCGCCGCCGCGCTCAAGGCCCACGCCCGGCCCGGTGAGCGGGTCGCGGTGGTCGGCACCGGGACGCTCGGCATGATCGCCGTGCAGTTCCTCGCCGCCGTCTCCCCCGCCGACCTGCTGGTGGTGGGCACCCGCCCGGACCGGGAGCAGCTGTCCCTGGACTTCGGCGCCACCGCCTTCCGTACCCGGGACCGGCTGTCCGACCAGCTCGGGGGCTACGACGTGGTCATCGAGACCGCCGGATCGGCCTCCGCCGCCCGCACCTCCGCCTCGCTGCTGCGCCGCGGCGGCCGGCTGGTGCTCACCGGCATCCCGGCGGCGGGCGCGGACGGGCTGGACCCCACCGATCTGGTGGTCCGCCAGATCGAGGTGCAGACCGTCTTCGGCGCCCCGCCCGCCGCCTGGTCGCACGCCGTCCAGGTGTTCGACGCCGGGCTGCTGACGCTGCGGCCGCTGATCACCCATGAGCTGCCGCTCACCGACTTCGCCACCGCGATCGAACTCGTCGGCGGCGGTGATCCGGCCGTCGGCAAGGTGCTGCTGCGGCCGCAGGCCCCTTAGCGCCTGGCACCCGGCACCCGGCACCTGGCAGGCCCCTAGCGCCTGGCAGGCCCCTTGGCGCCTCGGCAAGCCGCGAACCCGGCAAGCCTCCTGGCGCCTTTGGCAAGCGTTCCGTCCCGTTCCCAGTCAATCCACCAGCCTCCCGCGACCATTTCTAGTCATCCCCCCAGCCCCTCCCGGACAACGATGTC is a window from the Streptomyces luomodiensis genome containing:
- a CDS encoding mandelate racemase/muconate lactonizing enzyme family protein is translated as MRITGISTHVVGTPWRNLTYVQVHTDEGITGVGETRMLGHTDALLGYLREAEANHIAGSDPFAVEDLVRRMKYGDYGRAGEIVMSGIACVEMACWDIKGKALGVPVWQLLGGKVTDKVKAYANGWYTVERTPEAFHKAASTVVERGYRALKLDPFGTGHFELDHAETLHSLSLVEAVRDAIGPETELLVEMHGRFSPATAVRLAAELERFQPSWLEEPVPPENLKALAKVAEKTPLPIATGERIHDRIEFRELFESQAADIIQPDLGHIGGIGETRKLAATAETHYVLVAPHNVGGSVLTAASLQLAGCTPNFKILEHFNDFADAEIKKVVKGAPQVVDGYFQLSHEPGLGVELDTDAAAEFPQQQARFDLWAEGWEKRNPKGGRK
- a CDS encoding MFS transporter; the encoded protein is MRTYREVFRVPEFTPLFLTSAMQVAASTASGLALGTLVYAATGSPLLSALSMFGPSLAQVAGALALLSAADRLPPRAALSGLAALFALGTAALALPGLPVAAILAIVLGLGAAASLGGAVRLGLLTEILPKDGYPLGRSVINMSSGTMQIGGYAVGGLLVTALSARGTLITAAALYLLAAATARLGLSGRPARAQGRPSVAETWRVNARLWSSAPRRQVYYALWVPNGLIVGCESLFVPYAPEHAGLLFAVGSLGMLMGDVLTGRLLPPHRRERLAAPLRLLLAAPYLVFALHPPLPLALAAVVLASIGFSATLPLQQRLMALTPDEMSGQALGLHSSGMLTMQGVSAALAGALAQPTSPAVAMAVMAAVSVAVTLALAPGLRGDPERDCLAEAR
- a CDS encoding TetR/AcrR family transcriptional regulator, whose amino-acid sequence is MDRVTERATRRGEERRAEIVRSALEVIAERGYRGATLGAVAERVGLTQQGLLHYFPTKESLLIAVLEERDQWDTGSARRDGGDAWPLDLLATLVEYNAMRPGVVQTFSALLGESVTGDHPARGFFTQRYAKVRADMAATLRGEFGDRLPGGLTPEAAAPLVVAVMDGLQFQWLHDRDAVDMPALFRAFVSLLEQGDEETS
- a CDS encoding transcriptional regulator, which encodes MGLWLVDADTLAGGRFVLSPLAETTAALVTLERARAAHPGERAWLDAHLPAYRARLTDDPVTALLVRAALGRTWLADFLTQTPPGEGEPSFEQELARIRATAPATARADLTVSLGRSPLPAVLRRDDLPERLADLLAWVWTETVLPSWPRRRRIVEADVVARTGQVSQGGWAAVLDELRPGMRWLGGSRLQINAHDHPPRAVHGAQLLFVPVTPAAGWVSWAAPHRYAVVYPCAGVLAVSDPPPAPDSLARLLGPARASVLVLLDTPKSTTHLVALTGQTLGSVGRHLRVLREARLVRRRRAGRSVLYDRTAAGEVLVRAQGND
- a CDS encoding zinc-dependent alcohol dehydrogenase encodes the protein MTALVLDAPGAFRLVETETGTEPAPPGPGDARVRVYASGICGSDRELYQGNRPEGYVRYPVTPGHEWSGTVEAVGAGVPEALVGRKVVGEGFRNCQVCDRCHAGDTTLCTAGYEETGFTQPGAMADTLTLPARLLHPLGDDADLGAAALLEPAACIAAAALKAHARPGERVAVVGTGTLGMIAVQFLAAVSPADLLVVGTRPDREQLSLDFGATAFRTRDRLSDQLGGYDVVIETAGSASAARTSASLLRRGGRLVLTGIPAAGADGLDPTDLVVRQIEVQTVFGAPPAAWSHAVQVFDAGLLTLRPLITHELPLTDFATAIELVGGGDPAVGKVLLRPQAP
- a CDS encoding DUF6299 family protein, translating into MRNRRRALGALIVLLMAAPAAHAAPSPGWSGPAPRGERSVHLRPSALWTDDLTVDRTGDVTPDGSVTLYGSYRCAGNGSEGLRASVLVTLVQGRERHGLGGYEAVCDGWRHRWVIDGTGVGRYVRGPADVEGVLLKYGFNDLLGPVPRNVAGIDQKVRLVADDD